The genomic region GCAACATATACAGCCCTCTGTAAAGTTTATAGACATAACCCTGGTAGTCAACTAAGTTAACTTAATAAAGCAATCTGATCGATCATATTGTAAAGTAATGTTTTCAACAGTTAAACTTATAAAGTAATGTTTTCCTATGCTATACTAGATAGTCAGTTGTAAGCATAAAATGAAGAAAATATAAATTTTACACACTAGAAACATGTACATTTTAACAAGTTCTCTGTAGTAAATTGTTCACTTCTTCAGCTTCAATACACATGTTAGCTTTTATAGAAGCAACTCAATGCTCAAAAACAAAACTTATTATACCTTTAGTTAAACCAAGTGGAAACTAACTATGCATATACCATTTATCCCAACGAAATAAGCAATACACTGGATTTAACTAGTTCTTAGTTTCTGGTTTGAATTCACATTGGCCTGTACTATACTAGATTTCTAGGCTTGTTTAGAGTCAAACTAAAACCAGGACATATCCACATTTTCATCTGACAATAACACTAATGCAACATGCCAACAATCGAAGGTACATTGCACACTCTACTAATTCAAGCTACTGTAAGTCACATCATCAGTTCATCACACAAAGAACAAACTACCATTTTTTCAAACAAATGCATACACCATCAACGGTAAACCACACACATACCATGTTTCTGAGCAGCAGCACCCGAGTGGGCGGCCCATTGAGATTGACACCCTTGGCCTTCTTCTCCGGCTTTGTTTCACTTGCATTCACAATCACCCCGGCTCGCCTATCCGTCTTCTTAGCCATCAAAGGAGTAGTAATCCCCTGCTCCAGTTTCCCAAGCCCCTGCCCCTGCTTCCACCCCATTTTCGCCATCATTCTCTGCGCCGCAGTCATCTGCCCTCCAGCTCCCACCCCCAGTCCTCCGCTCTCCGACTTCCCAATCATAAAACCATCCGCATCGCTCGGCGGAGACGGCGACCTTGGAGCCACCGGAACCGCCGCAGAGCCACTCATCGCCGCCCTTCTCCTCCACGCTTCCTCGCCGGAAATGTTCAGCCTTGAATCATCTCTTTCTCGATCTCTATCCCTCTCTCTTTCTCTTTCTCGTTCAACTTCTCTCTCCTCCCTCTCTCTCCTCTCCTTCTCCTCCTCCTCCATCCTCCGCCGATCGAGCTCCCTCCTCACCTCGGCCTCCATCGCCTTCTTCTTCCTCTCCCTCCGGTACTCCTCGTAGTCGTTCGGCCTGGCCGGATCGTACTCCTCCAGCACCGTCGACGTGACGCCGACCAACGCCGTCTGCACCGCGTCGCTGTAAATCACAGGCGCGGCGGCCACCGGAGACGCTGCGATTTTAGCCGCCGTAGGCTTGGGCTTGGGCAGGGATTTGAGGATCGTCTGCGGTGCCGCGAAAATCGAAGAGGGCTTGCGGAGGGTTTGCGGCGCCATTTTGGTGGTGCTGGACCAGACGGTGGAGTTGGTGGGCTTGTTGTCCTCGTCCGCCGAAGACGGCGGAGGGAGGTCGCCGTAGAGCCCGCCTAGCATTTTTTGTACTCTTTGGGGATTAGGGATTTGAGATTTTGAGAAGAGAGTTGGGATTTTAGGGTTGAAGGGAACCCATGGTAGAGAGATGAGAGAAGGTCTCTGTGCTTCTCTTCCACAGTGAACAACCTATTTCACTGGCGCTGTAATAACTTTTACCCTAGAGCATCCAGTTTTACTCTTTTAAATGTACTTTACAGCTCGGACGGTGGAAATTTTACCACAGTATTAATATTTTTGAAACTTCATCGGATATTATTATGTCATAAAAATACAATAGGAAAATGAAATGAATATATTAACTTCACGGTCTGATTCGGTCATCTCAACTGAATTTCATTTGCTTTCCTTATAAATTCTAACTTGAGTGTCAGATAGGTCGGTATCAGTCCAGACGTCCATCTAACTAGTCGCTGTTA from Fragaria vesca subsp. vesca linkage group LG3, FraVesHawaii_1.0, whole genome shotgun sequence harbors:
- the LOC101309914 gene encoding DNA-damage-repair/toleration protein DRT111, chloroplastic-like, coding for MLGGLYGDLPPPSSADEDNKPTNSTVWSSTTKMAPQTLRKPSSIFAAPQTILKSLPKPKPTAAKIAASPVAAAPVIYSDAVQTALVGVTSTVLEEYDPARPNDYEEYRRERKKKAMEAEVRRELDRRRMEEEEKERREREEREVERERERERDRDRERDDSRLNISGEEAWRRRAAMSGSAAVPVAPRSPSPPSDADGFMIGKSESGGLGVGAGGQMTAAQRMMAKMGWKQGQGLGKLEQGITTPLMAKKTDRRAGVIVNASETKPEKKAKGVNLNGPPTRVLLLRNMVGPGQVDDELEDEVASECAKYGTVTRVLIFEITEPNFPVDEAVRIFVQFERPEETTKALVDLDGRYFGGRVVRASFYDEERFGNNELAPMPGEIPGFT